DNA sequence from the Sinorhizobium alkalisoli genome:
GCCCTGGGCACCTCGACGCGGATGTCAGAGACATTTGCTACGCACAAAATGCTGGACCTAGCGCCTCGGGAATACGTCCGCGGGTGGGTTTCATCCTATCCGATAGGACGCCAGCACCACTGAAAGGGTGGGCTCAGCCCAACGCCCAAGGGTCCACGTTTCTATCCCAACAGGTGTTGTGGGTCGGCGACCGTGAACCGATCATCCTCCCGACAGCCTCAGAAAGGGCACGGCGCCCTGAGCAATCTTCAAGAGGACTTTACATGGCCGGCTTCACCCAGCTTTTCGTTCCAGGACCGACCAATATTCCGGAGATCGTCCGGCAGGCGATGAATATGCCGATGGAGGACATGCGCGCTCCGGACTACCCGACTTTCACGCGCGCCCTGTTCACCGACTTGATGAAGGTGTTCCGGAACGAGACCGGCCGCGTCTTCATCTTCCCGTCCTCGGGCACCGGCGCATGGGAATCGGCGATCGCCAACACCCTTAGTCCAGGCGACCGCGTGCTGATGTCGCGCTTCGGCCAGTTCTCGCATCTGTGGGTCGACATGTGCGAGCGCTTCGGCCTCGACGTCGATGTAGTCGATGTCGAGTGGGGCGCGGGCTGCCCGGTAGAGGTCTATGCCGAGCGGCTTGCTCAGGACAAGGAGCATCGTATCAAGGCGGTATTTGTCACCCACAACGAAACCGCAACCGGCGTAACCAGCGATGTCGGCGCCGTGCGCGCCGCCCTCAACGCTGCCAGGCACCCGGCCCTGCTCTTCGTCGATGGCGTCTCCTCAATCGGCTCGATCGACTTCCGTCAGGAGGAGTGGGGCGTAGACTGCGCCGTCTCCGGCTCGCAGAAGGGTTTCATGCTGCCGCCGGGGCTTGGCTTTCTGTCGGTCAGCCAAAAGGCGCTCGCCACCGCCCGGACCGCCAAGCACAACCGCTGCTATTTCTCCTTCGAGGATCAGATCCGCGCCAACGACACCGGCTACTTCCCCTACACACCGGCGGTACAGCTGCTGCGCGGCCTGCGCGCGGCCCTGGACCTTATCCAGCAAGAAGGCCTTGATAACATCTTCGAGCGCCACAACCGACTGGCGACGGGTGTCCGCAGGGCGGTCGAAGCCTGGGGTCTGAAGCTCTGCGCCAAGGAAGCCAAGTGGCACTCCGACACGGTCAGCGCGGTGCTGGTGCCGGAGGGTGTCGACAGCGCCGATGTCGTCCGCCGGGCCTATTACGGCTACCAGACCTCACTCGGGGTCGGCCTCAGTAAGGTCGCGGGCAAGGTGTTTCGCATCGGCCATCTCGGCTGGGTCAACGAAGTGATGATGTGCGGCGCGATCTCAGCGGCCGAAATGGCGTTGCGCGATTGCGGCGTGAAGGTGCGGCCCGGTTCCGGCGTGGGCGCTGCGCTCGAACACTACCGGCTGTCGGCGCAGCCGGCGATCGCCAAAGTAGCCTGAGACGCCAGCGCCGCACGTCCCTTCGATGCGCGGCACTCCAAAAGGAGGAGACAACATGAGCCACACAATTCACCACCTGCGCAAGTTGCGCCTTCAGCGCAGCGAGCTCGCGGTGCCGGGCTCAAACCCGGAGATGATCCGCAAGGCCGCCGACGGCGCTGCCGACTACATCTTCCTCGATATCGAGGACGCGGTCGCGCCGCCTGACAAGGAGCGGGCGCGCAAGAACATCATCGAGGCGCTCAACGAGATCGACTGGCGCGCCCGCGGCAAAACCATTTCGGTGCGTATCAACGGCCTCGATACCCACTATATGTACCGCGACGTGGTCGACGTGATGGAGCAGGCCGGCGACCGGCTCGACACCATCCTGGTGCCCAAGGTAGGCGTTCCGGCCGACCTCTACATGGTCGAGGCCATGGTCAACCAGATCGAGACCGCCAAAGGCTTTGAGACCCGTGTCGGCCTCGAGGCCCTGATCGAAACCGCCCTTGGGATGGCCAATGTTGAAGCCATTGCCGCCTATGGCGGCCGGCTCGAGGCGCTCCATTTCGGCGTCGCCGACTATGCGGCGAGCTTGAAGGCGCGCACTGTCAACATCGGCGGCCTCAATCCCGACTATCCGGGAGACCAGTGGCACGCGGCACTCTCGCGTATGACGGTCGCCTGCCGAGCCTATGGTCTGCGCGCCATCGACGGACCGTTCGGCGACTTTTCCGATCCGGACGGCTACATTGCCGCCGCCAAGCGCGCGGCCGCGCTCGGCATCGAGGGCAAGTGGGCGATCCATCCTTCGCAGATCGAACTCGCCAATGCCGTGTTCTCACCGCCGGAGAAGGAAGTCACCCGCGCGCGCCGCATCATCGAAGTGCTGAAGGAGGCCGAGGAAAAGGGCAAGGGTGCCGCTGCCCTCGACGGCAAGATGATCGATGCCGCATCCGAACGCATGGCCAGGAACGTGCTCGTCATGCACGAGACAATCGAACGGTCGGCGCGGTCGCGCACGAGTCCGGCAAACTGAGGAGGAACCCACATGGATATTCATGAATACCAGGCGAAGGAACTGCTCTCACGCTACTCGGTGCATATCCCGCGTGGTGGCCTTGCCTACAGCCCGGAGCAGGCGACCTACCGCGCCAGTGAGATCGGCGGTGACAAGTGGGTGGTCAAGGCGCAGATCCATTCCGGTGCCCGCGGCAAAGCCGGCGGCGTCCGCATCTGCAAGTCCGACAGCGAAGTGTCCGACGCCGCCGAATACATGCTCGGCCGCAAGCTGGTAACCCACCAGACAGGCCCGAAGGGCAAGCTGGTTTCGCGCCTTTACGTCGAGGAAACGGTCGACATCCGCCAAGAGCTTTATCTCGGCATTGTGCTCGACCGCAAATCGGAGCGCGTCATGATCGTGGCCTCCGCGTCGGGCGGAATGGAGATCGAAGAGATCGCCGAGAAGCAACCTGACTCGATCATTCGTGCGGTCGTCGACCCGGGTGTTGGCATGCAGGACTTCCAGGCGCGCGAGATCGCCTTCGGCCTCGGACTGGAGAACAGCTTGATCGGCAAGGCAGTGGACACCCTGCTCGGCTGCTACCGCGTGTTCCGCGACTTTGACGCCTCGATGCTGGAGATCAACCCGCTGGTCGTCACCCGCGACGGCAATCTGATCGCCCTGGACGCTAAAATGTCCTTCGACGAGAACGCCCTGTACCGGCGGCCGGAGATATCGGAGCTGCGTGACAAATCGCAGGAAGACCCGCGCGAGACCTTCGCCAGCGACCGCGGTCTCTCCTATGTCGGCCTCGACGGCAACATCGGCTGCATCATCAACGGCGCCGGCCTGGCAATGGCAACCATGGACATGATCAAGATTGCTGGCGGCGAGCCCGCCAACTTTCTCGACATCGGCGGTGGCGCCTCACCCGACCGCGTAGCGAAGGCCTTTCGCGCCGTGCTCGCCGACAAGAATATCGAGACGATCCTAGTCAACATCTTCGCCGGCATCAACCGCTGCGACTGGGTGGCCGAGGGGGTCATCAAGGCAATCCGCGAAGTCGGCGTGCATGTGCCGCTGGTCGTGCGCCTGGCCGGAACCAACGTCGAGGAAGGCCGCCGTATCCTTGCCGAGTCCGGAGAGAAGGTGATTGTGGCCGACACACTGGCCGAAGCGGCCGAGAAATCGGTTGAGGCGATGCGCGCCTTTGGCAAGCGTAAAAAGCACTGACAGGAGGTCGAAATGGCAGTTCTCTTGAATCGCAGGACGCGCGTCATCGTCCAGGGCCTGACCGGCAAGATCGGCTCCTTCCATGCCGAGGACATGAAACGCTACGGCACAAACGTCGTCGGCGGCGTCACCCCCGGCAAAGGCGGACAGGTGCACCATGGCATTCCGGTGTTCAACACGGTCAAAGGCGCCGTGCGCGAGACCGGTGCGGAAGCCTCGGTCGTGTTCGTGCCGCCGCCCTTCGCCGCCGACTCGATCATGGAGGCGGCCGAGGCGGGCGTGAAGCTCTGCGTCTGCATCACCGACGGCATACCTTCGCAAGACATGATGCGGGTCAAGCGCTATATGCGCCGCTTCCGCTACGAAGACCGCATGCGCCTGATCGGTCCGAACTGCGCCGGCGTCATCACCCCCGGCCAGGCCCTGATGGGTATCATGCCGGGCCATATCTACCTGCCCGGCCGCGTCGGCATCGTGGGGCGCTCGGGAACCCTTGGCTACGAAGCAGCCTCTCAGATGAAGGCGCTAGGCATCGGCGTTTCGACCAGCGTCGGCATCGGCGGCGACCCGATCAACGGCTCGTCCTTCAAGGACATCCTCAAGCTGTTCGAGGAAGACCCCGACACGGACGCCGTGGTCATGATCGGCGAGATCGGCGGCCCACAGGAAGCGGAAGCTGCGGAATGGGCTAAGCACCACATGCGCAAGCCGTTGATCGCCTATATCGCCGGCCTTTCGGCGCCAAAGGGCAAGCGCATGGGGCATGCCGGCGCCATCATCTCCGCCTTCGGCGAATCCGCCCAGGAAAAGGTCGAGATCCTGCGCGATGCAGGCGTGACGATCGTGCCGACGCCCGCTGCCTTCGGCCCGACCGTTGCAGGCGTGCTCGAGCAGGGCGTGAGGGCCGCCTGACCCGGCCTTCAGGGGAGCCGGCACCGCCGGTTCCCCTCCTTGCCTCGAACGCAAGGTTCTGTCCCAATTTTCGCGAAGGCCGATGCGCAAAGTCGTGGGGCCGCGCGGTTATCCGCACACACAGTTCATACTGGGGACATGCGATGAAACCACGCATTATGGTCACTCGGCGATGGCCCGCGGCTATTGAACACGTGCTTGCCGAGCGGTTTGACACGACCTTCAATCAAAGCGACGCACCAATGAGCTTGGCGCAACTGAAGGCGGCGTTCCTGGAATTCGACGCGATCCTACCGACCGTCAGCGACAAGCTGCCGGCTGCCGTCTTTCCGGACGCTGAAGTCCGGACCAAGCTGCTAGCCAATTTCGGCGTCGGCTTCAGCCATATCGATCTCGATGCTGCGCGCGAGCGCGGCATTACGGTCACCAACACGCCGGGTGTGCTGACCGACTGCACCGCCGACGTCGCCATGAGCCTTTTGCTCTCGGTTTCCCGTAGGGCAGGCGAGGGCGAACGCCAACTGCGTGCCGGCCTGTGGCCGGGCTGGTGCCCCACGCACATGATCGGCACCAAGGTGACCGGCAAGACCATCGGAATCATCGGCATGGGCCGCATCGGCAAGGCGACTGCCAAGCGTGCACATTTCGGCTTCGACATGGACGTCATCTTCTACAACCGCTCCAAGCTCGACGACGAGGAAATCCGCGCCATGGGCGCGCGCCAGCTGCCGAAGATCGAAGATGTGCTCGCGCGTGCCGATTTCGTGTCGTTGCACTGCCCTGGTGGCGCCGAAAACCGGCACTTCATCAATGCTGCACGGCTCGGAGCGATGAAGCGAGGCGCTTATCTCATCAATACCGCCCGAGGTGACGTGGTCGACCATGATGCGCTGATCGAAGCGCTCGAAGCCGGCAAAATCGCCGGCGCGGGGCTTGATGTCTACGACGGCGAACCGGACGTGCCGCCAGCCTTGATGTGCATGGAAAACGTGGTGCTCCTGCCGCATCTCGGCAGCGCGACAGAGGAAACTCGGGCGGATATGGGCATGAGAGCTGTCGAGAACCTCACCGCCTTTTTCGAAAGGCGCCCCGTTCCCGACAAGGTGGCATGATGATCGCCGACCATGCGGCTCCGGTCGTGCCCGTGCTCCGCCAACAGGCGATCGCGCTGTTCCGTGAAGGTGTTGCGGCATCGGACCCCGAGCGCGCGGTGACCTCGGCGCTCGCAGGTAGGCTTGACGCAATCGCAGCAGCTCGACGCGTCATCCTGATCGCCTTCGGAAAAGCGGCCTGCCTGATGACGCGCGCAGCTCTGCCCTTCGTCCGAGACAAGCTGCATTGTGCACACGCCGTCACCAACCAGGAAAACCTCGAAGATATCGAAGGCGTGCACGTCATTGCCGGAGGCCATCCCTTGCCCAATGAGGGCAGCATCGCGGGTGCGTATGCCATCGAAAGGGCAGCGCGTGCGGCCGAACCCGGAGACTTGCTGCTGGTTCTTGTCAGCGGCGGCGGGTCGGCCCTGATCTGCGCGCCGGCGCCCGGCCTTTCCCTCGCCGACAAAATCGCGCTCAACGATGCACTGATCCGCTGCGGTGCGGAGATCAACGAAATCAACGCGGTGCGCCGGCGGTTCTCGCGCCTCAAGGGGGGGCGGCTGGCCCAGCTCGCTACCGGGGCAAGGATACTGTCGCTCATACTTTCCGACGTGCCGGGCGATGATGTCGGTACCATCGCCAGCGGCCCGACGGCGCAGCCCTCGGCGATGGCCACGGAGATTCTTACCATTCTCGACCGCTACGGGTTGCGCGACAGCCTGCCGGCCACCATTCGTTCGCAAGTCGATCATCTCGTCCGCGACCAAGCCAAAGAGTTCGATCACGTCGAAAACGTGATCATAGGCTCCAACAGCATCAGCCTAGAGCGGGTGGTCAAGAGTGCCCGCGCGAGCTATCCGATCGTCGTCAAGGCAGGCGATTGGCTGAGCGGGGATGTTTCGGAAGTCGCCGAAACGATGCACCGCAGAGCCATCGATGCCTCGAACCAGTGCGGCGGCCCCATCGCCATCGTCGCCGGTGGCGAGCCAACTGTGCGCGTAACCGGTACCGGGATTGGCGGACGCAACCAGGAGCTTGTGCTGCGCTTTGCGCTGCGTAATGAGTTGACAGCGATCAAACGCCCATGGGTTTTCCTGAGCGGTGGCACCGACGGCCGTGACGGCCCCACTGACGCTGCGGGCGGCATCGTTGATCCAAGTTCGACGAGCCGGATGCGCAACATCGGTTGCAATCCACGCGCACTTCTTGAAAACAACGATTCTTATCGCGCGCTGGATTCGTCCGGAGATCTCTTGATCACCGGTGCCACCGGCACCAATGTCGCAGACCTGCAAATCCTGCTGATGCGATAAGACGCGTCCTGCCGGACACACGAACGCGTTTCATCCGATCGTGTCAGCGGACGCCCACCGACACGCGAAACTGGATTCCTTAAAACTTGCAATTGCAGGGCAGGCAAGACTGCAGTGGGTGTCGATCATCTGCTGAGAGAGGAATAACTCGCAGACCAGCCGCGTAACCCGTTGTGGAAAACGCAATAATGTTTACTATCAGTAAAAAATCGAAGCGAGATTGGCATGGCTAGGGAAAACGCGGAAAAAGTGCACGGTAACTCGAAGAAGAATGCCAGGGCAGCTACGGTTGCCGGCGGCGCAGGCAAGGCGGCGGCAGGACTGGCGCGTGTCACGCCGCTGACCCAGGACCCGCATGCCATCCGTGACACCCGTGAAAAGGTGCTGGAGGTTGCGATCGGCCATGAAGTGCGCGCCTTCCGCAAAAAGCTCGGTATCACCGTAGCTGATGTTGCTTCCGCGACCGACATTTCGGTCGGCATGCTGTCGAAGATCGAAAATGGCAACACGTCGCCGTCGCTAACAACTCTGCAGACGCTTTCTCGGGCGCTCGGCGTACCGATCACCGCCTTCTTCCGCCGCTTCGAAGAGGAGCATAGCGCCGTATTCGTCAAAGCGGGGGAGGGCGTCGACGTCGAGCGACGCGGCACCCGCGCCGGCCACCAGTATAATCTCCTCGGCCATATCGGCTCGAACACGGCCGGCGTTGTTGTCGAGCCTTATCTCATCACGCTGACCGAGGATTCGGACGTATTTCCGATGTTTCAGCACGATGGATTGGAGTTCCTCTATATGCTGGAGGGTGAGGTGGTTTACCGGCATGGCAACAATCTTTACCGCATGACCCCAGGTGACAGTCTGTTCTTTGACGCCG
Encoded proteins:
- a CDS encoding HpcH/HpaI aldolase/citrate lyase family protein; translated protein: MSHTIHHLRKLRLQRSELAVPGSNPEMIRKAADGAADYIFLDIEDAVAPPDKERARKNIIEALNEIDWRARGKTISVRINGLDTHYMYRDVVDVMEQAGDRLDTILVPKVGVPADLYMVEAMVNQIETAKGFETRVGLEALIETALGMANVEAIAAYGGRLEALHFGVADYAASLKARTVNIGGLNPDYPGDQWHAALSRMTVACRAYGLRAIDGPFGDFSDPDGYIAAAKRAAALGIEGKWAIHPSQIELANAVFSPPEKEVTRARRIIEVLKEAEEKGKGAAALDGKMIDAASERMARNVLVMHETIERSARSRTSPAN
- the sucD gene encoding succinate--CoA ligase subunit alpha, with product MAVLLNRRTRVIVQGLTGKIGSFHAEDMKRYGTNVVGGVTPGKGGQVHHGIPVFNTVKGAVRETGAEASVVFVPPPFAADSIMEAAEAGVKLCVCITDGIPSQDMMRVKRYMRRFRYEDRMRLIGPNCAGVITPGQALMGIMPGHIYLPGRVGIVGRSGTLGYEAASQMKALGIGVSTSVGIGGDPINGSSFKDILKLFEEDPDTDAVVMIGEIGGPQEAEAAEWAKHHMRKPLIAYIAGLSAPKGKRMGHAGAIISAFGESAQEKVEILRDAGVTIVPTPAAFGPTVAGVLEQGVRAA
- a CDS encoding aminotransferase class V-fold PLP-dependent enzyme; this translates as MAGFTQLFVPGPTNIPEIVRQAMNMPMEDMRAPDYPTFTRALFTDLMKVFRNETGRVFIFPSSGTGAWESAIANTLSPGDRVLMSRFGQFSHLWVDMCERFGLDVDVVDVEWGAGCPVEVYAERLAQDKEHRIKAVFVTHNETATGVTSDVGAVRAALNAARHPALLFVDGVSSIGSIDFRQEEWGVDCAVSGSQKGFMLPPGLGFLSVSQKALATARTAKHNRCYFSFEDQIRANDTGYFPYTPAVQLLRGLRAALDLIQQEGLDNIFERHNRLATGVRRAVEAWGLKLCAKEAKWHSDTVSAVLVPEGVDSADVVRRAYYGYQTSLGVGLSKVAGKVFRIGHLGWVNEVMMCGAISAAEMALRDCGVKVRPGSGVGAALEHYRLSAQPAIAKVA
- a CDS encoding 2-hydroxyacid dehydrogenase, which codes for MKPRIMVTRRWPAAIEHVLAERFDTTFNQSDAPMSLAQLKAAFLEFDAILPTVSDKLPAAVFPDAEVRTKLLANFGVGFSHIDLDAARERGITVTNTPGVLTDCTADVAMSLLLSVSRRAGEGERQLRAGLWPGWCPTHMIGTKVTGKTIGIIGMGRIGKATAKRAHFGFDMDVIFYNRSKLDDEEIRAMGARQLPKIEDVLARADFVSLHCPGGAENRHFINAARLGAMKRGAYLINTARGDVVDHDALIEALEAGKIAGAGLDVYDGEPDVPPALMCMENVVLLPHLGSATEETRADMGMRAVENLTAFFERRPVPDKVA
- a CDS encoding malate--CoA ligase subunit beta — its product is MDIHEYQAKELLSRYSVHIPRGGLAYSPEQATYRASEIGGDKWVVKAQIHSGARGKAGGVRICKSDSEVSDAAEYMLGRKLVTHQTGPKGKLVSRLYVEETVDIRQELYLGIVLDRKSERVMIVASASGGMEIEEIAEKQPDSIIRAVVDPGVGMQDFQAREIAFGLGLENSLIGKAVDTLLGCYRVFRDFDASMLEINPLVVTRDGNLIALDAKMSFDENALYRRPEISELRDKSQEDPRETFASDRGLSYVGLDGNIGCIINGAGLAMATMDMIKIAGGEPANFLDIGGGASPDRVAKAFRAVLADKNIETILVNIFAGINRCDWVAEGVIKAIREVGVHVPLVVRLAGTNVEEGRRILAESGEKVIVADTLAEAAEKSVEAMRAFGKRKKH
- a CDS encoding glycerate kinase type-2 family protein; amino-acid sequence: MMIADHAAPVVPVLRQQAIALFREGVAASDPERAVTSALAGRLDAIAAARRVILIAFGKAACLMTRAALPFVRDKLHCAHAVTNQENLEDIEGVHVIAGGHPLPNEGSIAGAYAIERAARAAEPGDLLLVLVSGGGSALICAPAPGLSLADKIALNDALIRCGAEINEINAVRRRFSRLKGGRLAQLATGARILSLILSDVPGDDVGTIASGPTAQPSAMATEILTILDRYGLRDSLPATIRSQVDHLVRDQAKEFDHVENVIIGSNSISLERVVKSARASYPIVVKAGDWLSGDVSEVAETMHRRAIDASNQCGGPIAIVAGGEPTVRVTGTGIGGRNQELVLRFALRNELTAIKRPWVFLSGGTDGRDGPTDAAGGIVDPSSTSRMRNIGCNPRALLENNDSYRALDSSGDLLITGATGTNVADLQILLMR
- a CDS encoding helix-turn-helix domain-containing protein; the protein is MARENAEKVHGNSKKNARAATVAGGAGKAAAGLARVTPLTQDPHAIRDTREKVLEVAIGHEVRAFRKKLGITVADVASATDISVGMLSKIENGNTSPSLTTLQTLSRALGVPITAFFRRFEEEHSAVFVKAGEGVDVERRGTRAGHQYNLLGHIGSNTAGVVVEPYLITLTEDSDVFPMFQHDGLEFLYMLEGEVVYRHGNNLYRMTPGDSLFFDADAPHGPEELSALPIRYLSIISYPRGRGQD